A region from the Lolium perenne isolate Kyuss_39 chromosome 4, Kyuss_2.0, whole genome shotgun sequence genome encodes:
- the LOC127297272 gene encoding putrescine hydroxycinnamoyltransferase 1 produces METKVELQESTLVAPSEQTPRHGLWLSNFDVTAARTHTALVYYYPAPAPTTGFFSPDRLRAALAKALVPFYPLAGRLGRDEDGRLQVDCHGEGALFVVATADCAGEDIFGNFVPSPKIRQAFVPVVPSGEPPCVMSMFQVTFLKCGGVVLGTAIHHALMDGIAAFHFIQTWSGLARGLSLSEACPSPPSHDRTPLRGRSPPHADFDHLAYSSAYLTGPTRPSNTIVYSVSPKLLADLKSRCAPGVSTYGAVTAHLWRCMCVARGLAPGSDTRLRVTVNVRHRLQPPLPRHFSGNAILRDLVTVKVADVLAQPYPGYVADAVRKSLDGVNDAHVRSVIDYLGMESEKGTLEAAPWQLLPESDLWVTGWLGLPMYDADFGWGTPRLVAPAQMFGTGMAYVMQRPHKDDGIVVFVALEPEYARCFEDVFYNQ; encoded by the exons ATGGAGACCAAGGTGGAGCtgcaggagtcgacgctggtggcGCCCAGCGAGCAGACGCCGCGGCACGGGCTGTGGCTCTCCAACTTCGACGTCACCGCCGCCAGGACGCACACGGCGCTCGTCTACTACTACCCGGCTCCGGCTCCCACCACCGGCTTCTTCTCGCCGGATCGCCTCAGGGCGGCGCTCGCCAAGGCGCTCGTGCCCTTCTACCCGCTTGCCGGCCGCCTCGGCAGGGACGAGGACGGGCGGCTGCAGGTCGACTGCCATGGTGAGGGCGCGCTCTTCGTCGTCGCAACGGCCGACTGCGCCGGGGAGGACATCTTCGGCAACTTCGTGCCCTCGCCAAAAATCAGACAGGCGTTCGTTCCCGTCGTGCCGTCCGGCGAGCCGCCCTGCGTCATGTCCATGTTTCAG GTGACCTTTCTCAAGTGCGGCGGAGTGGTGCTCGGCACGGCGATCCACCATGCGCTCATGGACGGCATCGCCGCCTTCCACTTCATCCAGACGTGGTCCGGCCTGGCGCGTGGCCTCTCCCTCTCCGAGGCGTGCCCCTCTCCGCCCTCTCACGACCGCACGCCCCTCCGCGGCCGGtcgccgccgcacgccgacttCGACCACCTCGCCTACTCCTCGGCGTACCTCACCGGCCCTACGCGCCCCTCCAACACCATCGTCTACTCCGTCTCCCCGAAGCTCCTCGCTGACCTCAAGTCCAGGTGCGCGCCGGGGGTGTCCACCTACGGCGCTGTCACGGCTCACCTCTGGCGCTGCATGTGCGTGGCGCGCGGGCTGGCGCCGGGCTCCGACACCCGGCTCCGCGTGACCGTCAACGTCCGCCACCgcctgcagccgccgctgccgcgCCACTTCTCGGGGAACGCCATCCTGCGCGACCTCGTCACCGTCAAGGTGGCCGACGTCCTGGCCCAGCCCTACCCCGGGTACGTCGCCGACGCGGTGAGGAAGTCGCTGGACGGCGTGAACGACGCGCACGTGCGGTCGGTGATCGACTACCTGGGGATGGAGTCCGAGAAGGGCACCTTGGAGGCGGCGCCGTGGCAGCTCCTGCCGGAGTCGGACCTGTGGGTGACGGGCTGGCTGGGGCTGCCCATGTACGACGCCGACTTCGGGTGGGGCACGCCTCGGCTGGTGGCGCCCGCGCAGATGTTCGGCACCGGCATGGCGTACGTGATGCAGCGCCCGCACAAGGACGACGGCATCGTCGTCTTCGTGGCGCTGGAGCCCGAGTACGCGCGGTGCTTTGAGGACGTCTTCTACAACCAGTAA